One window of the Microplitis demolitor isolate Queensland-Clemson2020A chromosome 10, iyMicDemo2.1a, whole genome shotgun sequence genome contains the following:
- the LOC103577809 gene encoding NADH-ubiquinone oxidoreductase 75 kDa subunit, mitochondrial: MLRVPLVLRGGQSSSNLRLSSNCIKFICKSGITTSSKKFQQPAAGATDLIELFIDDQSVKVPPGTTVLQAAAKIGIEIPRFCYHERLAVAGNCRMCLVEIEKQLKPVAACAMPVMKGWRVKTNSDLTRKAREGVMEFLLVNHPLDCPICDQGGECDLQDQSMAFGSDRSRFTDIDFSGKRAVEDKDIGPLVKTIMTRCIHCTRCIRFASEVAGIDDLGTTGRGNDMQVGTYVEKMFLSELSGNIIDLCPVGALTSKPYAFVARPWETRRTDSIDISDAVGSNIVVSSRTGEVLRILPRVNEQVNEEWISDKARFACDGLKRQRLITPMVRINNKLENVEWEGALLTAARKLEELPSGKTAVIAGKLADAESLVILKDFVNKLGGELLATEQTYPNDGSGIDLRSSYLLNNKIQNIEEADAVLLIGTNPRYEAPLINTRLRKGYLHNEQNIGLIGPKVDLTYNYHHLGQSPDIINQLKNNNHPFNEILRKAKKPIIILGADQLTRKDGQQILSATQELAKVLGENTKVSDWKVLNILHTNASQVAALDLGYGTTTLSEIKKSQPKVLFLLGADDSNITREDFPNTFIIYIGSHGDHGATIADVVFAGAAYTEKTASYVNTEGRAQQTSPALTPPGMARPDWKIIRALAEFSGVYLPYDNLSQVRDRITEIAPHLVRYGDVEPANYFAQALELSKKTGGSFLQDPVDVKQKSLEQFFMTDVVSRASPTMAKCVQAVLKQRQLQA, from the exons atgTTGCGAGTTCCTCTAGTGCTGAGAGGAGGACAAAGTTCTTCAAATCTTCGTCTTTCATcaaattgtattaaatttatttgtaaatctGGTATTACAActtcatctaaaaaatttcaacaaccAGCAGCAGGAGCAACTGacttaattgaattatttattgatgatcAATCAGTTAAAGTACCACCAGGTACAACGGTACTTCAAGCAGCAGCTAAAATAGGAATAGAAATACCAAGATTTTGTTATCATGAACGTCTTGCTGTTGCTGGTAATTGTCGTATGTGTTTAGttgaaatagaaaaacaattaaaaccAGTAGCAGCTTGTGCAATGCCTGTTATGAAAGGATGGCGTGTTAAAACAAATTCTGATTTAACACGTAAAGCCAGAGAAGGTgttatggaatttttattagttaatcaTCCATTAGATTGTCCTATTTGTGATCAAGGTGGTGAATGTGATTTACAAGATCAAAGTATGGCATTTGGTAGTGATCGCAGTAGATTTACCGATATTGATTTTAGTGGTAAACGTGCTGTTGAAGATAAAGATATTGGTCCATTAGTTAAAACAATAATGACACGTTGTATTCATTGTACTCGTTGTATACGTTTTGCATCTGAAGTTGCTGGTATTGATGATTTAGGTACCACTGGACGTGGTAATGATATGCAAGTTGGTACATatgttgaaaaaatgtttttatctgaattatctggtaatattattgatttatgcCCAGTTGGTGCATTAACAAGTAAACCATATGCATTTGTAGCACGTCCATGGGAAACACGTCGTACTGATAGTATTGATATATCTGATGCTGTTGGTAGTAATATTGTTGTATCATCAAGAACCGGTGAAGTATTAAGAATATTACCACGTGTTAATGAACAAGTTAATGAAGAATGGATAAGTGATAAAGCAAGATTTGCTTGTGATGGTCTTAAACGTCAAAGATTAATAACACCAATGGTacgtattaataataaattagaaaatgtTGAATGGGAAGGTGCATTATTAACAGCAGCACGTAAACTTGAAGAATTACCATCTGGTAAAACAGCTGTTATTGCTGGTAAATTAGCAGACGCTGAATCACTTGTTATATTAAAagattttgttaataaattggGTGGTGAATTATTGGCAACTGAACAAACTTATCCAAATGATGGTTCTGGTATTGATTTACGTAgcagttatttattaaataataaaatacaaaatattgaaGAAGCTGATGCTGTATTATTAATTGGTACAAATCCACGTTATGAAGCACCATTAATAAATACACGTTTAAGAAAAGGTTATTTacataatgaacaaaatattGGATTAATTGGACCGAAAGTTGATCtaacttataattatcatcatcttGGACAATCACCAGatattataaatcaattaaaaaataataatcatccatttaatgaaattttacgtAAGGCTAAAAaaccaataattatattggggGCTGATCAATTGACAAGAAAAGATGGACAACAAATTCTTTCTGCAACTCAAGAGCTTGCTAAAGTTTTGGGAGAAAATactaaa gtcTCTGATTggaaagtattaaatattttacatacgAATGCATCACAAGTTGCAGCATTAGATTTGGGTTATGGTACAACAACtttgagtgaaataaaaaaatcacaaccaaaagttttatttttacttggaGCTGACGATTCAAATATAACGCGAGAAGATTTTccaaatacatttattatttatattggtAGTCATGGTGATCATGGAGCAACAATTGCTGATGTTGTATTCGCAGGAGCTGCGTATACTGAAAAAACAGCAAGTTATGTAAATACTGAAGGCAGAGCACAACAAACATCACCAGCATTAACACCACCAGGAATGGCAAGACCtgattggaaaataattcgaGCTCTTGCTGAATTTTCCGGAGTTTATTTGCCATATGATAATTTATCTCAAGTTCGTGATAGAATAACCGAAATAGCTCCACATTTGGTACGATATGGTGATGTTGAACCAGCAAATTACTTTGCCCAAGCTCTTGAATTATCAAAa aAAACCGGAGGTTCATTTTTACAAGATCCAGTTGatgtaaaacaaaaatcattagAACAATTTTTCATGACTGACGTAGTTTCAAGAGCATCACCAACAATGGCAAAATGCGTTCAAGCAGTTTTAAAGCAACGTCAACTTCAAGCTTAA
- the LOC103577814 gene encoding lipoyltransferase 1, mitochondrial, translated as MFARYCKRAFTQRNYISSSSSSSSSKISEIKKSVFISQSRDIFKNLALEDWLYRYYDLENHHILLLWKSDPCVVIGRHQNPWMEANIKILQDKGIYLARRNSGGGTVYHDNGNLNLSFLTPRSRYCRKYNLEIITRALYRNWGIESFINKREDIIIEGDYKISGTAAKLGRPNAYHHCTLLIDVDKNNLSGALEKKELGIVTNATESIKSPVKNLKEINRKVNWDEMVNAVGWEFLRTDPMVVKDGGSAQVSKQKGFQMINPTEDWFPGLDKLTSEFSSWEWIYGKTPSFTVNRLLKFPRSDVTESDLLNLTLQVEKGIIEDIKMSLPSDITNETSNREASVISNLRGTRYHHKVIEKIIAALGCIAILPAHAQKIDNIALQ; from the exons atgtttgcTAGATATTGCAAACGTGCGTTTACGCAAAGAAATTACATTagcagcagtagcagcagcagcagcagtaaaataagtgaaattaaaaaatcggtATTTATATCACAGAGCAgagacatttttaaaaatttggcgCTCGAAGATTGGTTGTATCGTTACTATGATTTAGAAAatcatcatattttattgctgTGGAAAAGTGACCCGTGTGTGGTAATTGGACGTCATCAGAATCCTTGGATGGAAGcgaacataaaaattttacaagacAAGGGAATTTATTTAGCGAGACGTAACAGTGGTGGGGGTACAGTTTATCATGACaatggtaatttaaatttatcatttttaacaccgaGGTCTAGATACTGTAGAAAATATAATCTTGAAATAATAACCAGGGCTTTATATCGTAATTGGGGAattgaaagttttattaataaaagagaagatattattattgagggtgattataaaatatctgGTACTGCTGCTAAATTGGGACGTCCTAATGCTTATCATCACTGTACATTGTTGATtgatgttgataaaaataatctcagTGGAGCGCTGGAAAAAAAGGAATTGGGTATTGTTACAAATGCTACTGAGTCTATTAAATCACCGgttaaaaatttgaaggaGATTAATAGAAAGGTTAATTGGGATGAAATGGTAAATGCTGTTGGATGGGAGTTTTTGAGAACTGATCCAATGGTTGTTAAAGATGGAGGCAGTGCTCAAGTTTCCAAACAAAAAGGATTTCAGATGATTAATCCAACGGAAGATTGGTTTCcag gtcTTGACAAACTAACATCTGAATTCAGTTCCTGGGAATGGATATACGGAAAAACTCCATCTTTTACCGTAAACCGTTTGTTGAAATTTCCTCGATCCGACGTAACTGAAAGCGACCTCCTGAACCTTACGCTTCAAGTAGAAAAGGGAATAATCGAGGACATAAAAATGTCTCTGCCGTCAGATATAACAAACGAGACAAGCAACCGAGAAGCCAGCGTGATCAGTAATTTACGTGGGACTCGGTATCATCACAAAGttattgagaaaataattgCCGCCCTAGGATGCATCGCTATCTTACCCGCACATGCACAAAAAATAGACAATATTGctttgcaataa
- the LOC103577813 gene encoding uncharacterized protein LOC103577813, with the protein MQKDSRDCLGIRYRINTLDQTWKWLHQTIAIHEYLINITSKSDVTCYFYY; encoded by the coding sequence ATGCAAAAAGATTCTCGAGATTGTTTGGGTATACGATACCGTATCAATACCCTGGACCAAACTTGGAAGTGGCTGCACCAGACGATTGCGATCCACGAGTACCTGATCAACATCACCAGCAAAAGTGACGTTacctgttatttttattattaa
- the LOC103577811 gene encoding prolyl endopeptidase, producing the protein MIVSLNRIIKLNKLSNIFIKNNKIKLYSSKNNYFNNNKMFKYPEARRDNTKDVYHGVEIQDPYRWLEDPEADEVKAFVDKQNALSRPFLSTCDSVDPEVILERLKQLWDFPKYSCPRKHGDKYFFYKNTGLQNQSVIYSQNSPTDSEEEAKVFFDPNTLSDDGSVAISNTEFSKDGSIFAYGLSKSGSDWSEIHFKNVNTGENYPEVLEKIKYSTIAWTHDNKGIFYGTYLEQQGIVDGSETLKARDQKLCYHKIATKQSEDVIAVEFPEEPLWRISSQVSDCGEYLIVSPRKDCRDNLVYFTKLPKDNKIDNYKNLNLIKVVDKFEADYDYVTNDGAQMIFSTNRNAPNYRLVRINFEDYAEEKWTDLIPEDPKRVLDWALAVHGDKLVVCYIQDVKHILELHCLKTGKLLKTFPLDLGTIVGISGEREYSEIFYQFTSILTPGKIFMVDLAKEEEPKMLREIKVNGFDSTAYKMSQIFYSSKDGTKIPMFIVTRTDAVLDGSLPALLYGYGGFNVSIYPTFSVMRLAFVQHLRGVFAIANIRGGGEYGEKWHNSGRLDNKQNVFDDFQSAAEYLIANKYTEAKKLTIHGGSNGGLLVAACINQRPELYGAAIADVGVMDMLRFHKFTIGYAWISDYGSSDDDKQFKTLLKYSPLHNVKVPANDVQYPATLLLTADHDDRVVPLHTLKLIATLQHVLGKLPQQTNPILARIDTKAGHGRGKPTTKVIEETRDILVFIIKTLNLKFYN; encoded by the exons atgatcgTGTCATTAAatcgaattattaaattaaataaactgtcaaatatttttattaaaaataataaaataaaattgtactcgagtaaaaataattattttaataataataaaatgttcaAGTACCCAGAAGCTAGAAGGGATAACACCAAGGATGTTTACCATGGAGTTgag attcagGACCCGTACAGATGGCTGGAGGACCCGGAGGCTGATGAAGTAAAAGCGTTTGTTGATAAACAAAATGCACTGTCACGGCCATTTTTGTCGACATGTGATTCGGTTGACCCGGAGGTTATTCTTGAGAGGTTGAAACAACTGTGGGATTTCCCAAAGTACTCGTGCCCGAGAAAACATggggacaaatattttttttataaaaatactggTCTGCAAAATCAAAG tgttaTTTACTCACAAAATTCACCAACCGATTCAGAAGAAGAAGCAAAAGTGTTCTTCGATCCCAACACACTTTCGGATGATGGATCAGTTGCAATATCCAACACCGAGTTCAGCAAAGACGGATCAATTTTTGCTTACGGACTTTCAAAAAGTGGATCCGATTGGAGCGAAATTCATTTCAAGAATGTCAACACTGGAGAAAATTATCCGgaagtattagaaaaaattaagtattcaACAATCGCATGGACTCACGACAACAAGGGAATTTTTTATGGAACTTATCTAGAGCAACAGGGAATCGTTGACGGTTCAGAGACACTCAAGGCACGTGACCAGAAGCTCTGCTACCACAAAATTGCCACAAAACAATCTGAAGACGTAATTGCTGTTGAATTTCCTGAGGAACCTCTGTGGAgaat atCCAGTCAAGTATCAGATTGTGgggaatatttaattgtttcacCTCGCAAGGACTGCAGAGATAATTTAGTCTACTTTACTAAGCTTCCAAAGgacaataaaattgataattacaaaaatcttAACTTGATCAAAGTTGTAGATAAATTTGAAGCTGATTACGat tatgttACAAATGATGGAGCtcaaatgatattttcaacTAATAGAAACGCTCCAAATTACCGTCTAGTTCGCATAAATTTCGAAGATTACGCAGAAGAAAAATGGACGGATTTAATCCCCGAGGATCCAAAAAGAGTATTGGATTGGGCGCTGGCAGTTCATGGTGACAAATTAGTTGTCTGCTATATTCAGGATGTGAAACATATTCTGGAGCTGCATTGTCTTAAAACTGGCAAACTCTTAAAGACATTCCCACTTGACTTGGGAACAATTGTCGGAATTAGCGGCGAGCGAGAGTACTCAGAGATATTTTATCAGTTCACATCCATCCTGACAccaggaaaaattttcatggttGATTTGGCCAAAGAGGAAGAACCTAAGATGTTGAgagaaataaaagttaatggTTTTGACTCAACTGCCTATaaaatgtcacaaattttttactcgagCAAAGACGGGACCAAAATCCCCATGTTTATTGTCACCCGCACGGATGCTGTTCTTGATGGATCTCTGCCTGCTCTGCTCTACGGATACGGAGGTTTCAATGTCAGCATCTATCCGACTTTCAGTGTCATGCGTCTCGCATTCGTTCAACATCTTCGTGGAGTTTTCGCAATTGCAAATATCCGCGGCGGAgg aGAATACGGGGAAAAATGGCACAACAGCGGTCGGTTGGACAACAAGCAGAATGTCTTCGACGATTTCCAAAGTGCCGCCGAGTACCTTATCGCCAATAAATACACCGAagctaaaaaattaacaatccACGGCGGAAGTAACGGCGGCCTCTTAGTCGCCGCGTGCATAAATCAACGTCCGGAATTGTACGGCGCGGCGATTGCTGACGTCGG GGTAATGGATATGCTGCGTTTCCACAAATTTACAATCGGATATGCGTGGATTTCTGACTACGGCAGCTCCGATGACGACAAACAATTTAAAACTCTCCTTAAATATTCTCCATTGCACAACGTAAAAGTACCAGCTAATGATGTACAGTACCCAGCAACTCTACTGCTTACTGCTGATCACGACGATCGGGTCGTTCCACTTCACACTCTTAAACTAATTGCGACACTCCAACACGTGCTGGGAAAATTACCGCAGCAAACAAACCCGATTTTAGCGCGGATTGATACTAAAGCTGGCCATGGACGGGGTAAACCGACTACTAAAGTC atCGAAGAGACCAGGGACATAttggtatttattattaaaactcttAATCTTAAGTTctacaattaa
- the LOC103577810 gene encoding general vesicular transport factor p115: MEFFKNSFKSVLGAPDPENQPTGADTVERLVDRLESSSLLDDRRDACRALKALSRTYRVEVGAQGMNSVRQVLEMDRTDCEIVGLALDTLCNITSPETFDEEIDKHGKNSKIGEQFTEIFIKHQDSVGLVLSALEDFDFRVRWPALKLLANLISNRPKDIQEIILIMPMGVSKLMDLLSDSREVIRNDALLLLIQLTKGNGNIQKIVAFENAFDRIFDVINQEGGAEGGIVVEDCLLLMLNLLKGNVSNQNFFKEGSYIQRLTPMLKLPSIDDINSDDDNINISNISNSVIGWSPQKVANIHCMIQVIRALVAPSCSAQIISGCQRIMHACGLLKSLCDILMASGVPADVLTETINAVAEVIRGNNINQEFLSNVTAPSTPPRPAIVVLLMSMVNEKQPFQLRCAVLYCFQSFLYKNNIGKNKLIQTLLPQSNETQLLTTGQLLCGGLFSPDPLSNWFSSVALSHALIDDNNNNEKEQLLRVLLATNIGKPPVTLMQQCILLLQQSNNKLQSKLGLLILLCRWISYCPLAVKTFLSIDSSVSYLTALLSGHDNNEDVQENLVQSMCAFLLAMCVHFNDDQVPSYTKDKLCNLIDKRIGLERFQDAIGGTTRHEIYSRTLKHPQPSAKNPSDLLLDHEFCRLLKILEGAVSESIIKGSNSVNEFPIKNSNNQINSNLSGNSSALVSQYKDLIREQDDEIQKLKQSNEILIKDKQQLELKVQELQTEVSNLKDQNIVLRAAQTNLNDEKDSLTNHIIKIDDSSTSDVTNHDKEELIKCKNIIQQLQLQINEYQLKLQEQESNKEAITKFDTLYKEKTDELDKLKKDQEDLLELLADQDTKLILYKEKLTALGEKIESEVSSGEVDDDTDDQPESSN, from the exons atggaattttttaaaaatagttttaaatctGTTTTGGGTGCACCAGATCCTGAAAATCAACCAACTGGTGCTGACACt gtTGAAAGATTGGTGGATAGATTAGAGTCTTCAAGTTTATTAGATGATCGTAGAGATGCATGTCGTGCATTAAAAGCACTTTCACGAACTTACAGAGTTGAAGTTGGTGCTCAAGGTATGAATTCAGTACGACAAGTATTGGAAATGGATCGTACTGATTGTGAGATTGTTGGTCTAGCTCTTGATACTCTTTGCAATATAACAAGTCCAGAAACATTTGATGAAGAAATTGATAAACATggtaaaaattctaaaattggTGAACAATttactgaaatatttataaaacatcaAGACAGTGTTGGTCTTGTATTGTCTGCACTTGAAGATTTTGATTTTCGTGTAAGATGGCCAGCATTAAAATTACTTgctaatttaatatcaaatagaCCAAAAGATATacaagaaataatattaataatgccAATGGGGGTTTCTAAATTAATGGATTTATTGAGTGACAGTAGAGAAGTTATTAGAAATgatgcattattattattaattcaattgacAAAAGGTAATggaaatatacaaaaaatagttGCATTTGAAAATGCATTTGACAGAATATTTGATGTTATTAATCAAGAGGGTGGTGCTGAAGGTGGTATTGTTGTTGAAGattgtttattattgatgttaaatttattaaaaggtAATGTcagtaatcaaaatttttttaaagaaggAAGTTATATTCAACGTTTAACACCAATGCTTAAATTACCATCAATTGATGATATTAATTcagatgatgataatattaatattagtaatattaGTAATAGTGTTATTGGATGGAGTCCACAAAAAGTTGCAAATATACATTGTATGATACAAGTAATACGTGCACTTGTTGCACCAAGTTGTTCTGCTCAAATAATATCTGGTTGTCAACGTATTATGCATGCTTGTGGTTTACTTAAATCACTTTGTGATATTTTAATGGCCAGTGGTGTACCAGCAGATGTATTAACAGAAACAATAAATGCTGTTGCTGAAGTTATAAGaggtaataatattaatcaagaatttttatcaaatgttACTGCACCAAGTACTCCACCACGACCAGCAATTGTTGTATTACTTATGTCAATGGTTAATGAAAAACAACCATTTCAATTAAGATGTGCAGTACTATAttgttttcaatcatttttatataaaaataatattggtaaaaataaattaattcaaacatTATTACCACAAAGTAATGAAACTCAATTATTAACAACTGGACAATTATTATGCGGTGGTTTATTTTCACCAGATCCATTATCTAATTGGTTTTCATCAGTAGCATTATCACATGCattaattgatgataataataataatgaaaaagaacAATTATTACGTGTATTATTGGCAACAAATATTGGTAAACCACCAGTAACATTAATGCAACagtgtatattattattacaacaaagtaataataaattacaaagtaaattaggtttattaatattattatgtagATGGATAAGTTATTGTCCATTGGCtgttaaaacatttttatcaattgattcaTCAGTTTCATATTTAACAGCATTATTATCTGgtcatgataataatgaagatGTACAAGAAAATCTTGTTCAAAGTATGTGTGCATTTTTACTAGCCATGTGTGTACATTTTAATGATGATCAAGTACCATCATATACTAAagataaattatgtaatttaattgataaacgTATTGGTCTTGAAAGATTTCAAGATGCTATTGGTGGTACAACAAGACATGAAATATATTCACGTACATTAAAACATCCACAACCATCAGCTAAAAATCCATCTGACTTATTACTTGATCATGAATTTTgtcgtttattaaaaattcttgaag gaGCTGTTTCTGAATCAATCATCAAAGGAAGTAATTCTGTTAATGAATTtcctattaaaaattcaaataatcaaataaattcaaatttatctggTAATTCATCAGCTCTTGTTTCTCAATACAAAGATCTTATACGAGAACAAGatgatgaaattcaaaaattaaaacaatctaatgaaattttaataaaagataaacaACAGCttgag ctCAAGGTTCAAGAATTACAAACAGAagttagtaatttaaaagatcAGAATATTGTTTTACGAGCTGctcaaacaaatttaaatgatgaaaaagaTTCATTAACAaatcatattattaaaattgacgACAGTTCTACTTCAGATGTTACTAATCATGATAAagaagaattaattaaatgtaaaaatattatacaacaattacaattacaaattaatgaGTATCAATTGAAATTACAAGAACAGGAATCAAATAAAGAAgcaattacaaaatttgatacattatataaagaaaaaacagatgagcttgataaattaaaaaaagatcaaGAAGATCTTTTAGAACTTTTAGCTGATCAAGATACTAAATTAATCttgtataaagaaaaattgacGGCCTTgggtgaaaaaattgaatctgAAGTTAGTTCCGGTGAAGTTGATGACGATACTGACGATCAACCAGAGtcgagtaattaa